The proteins below come from a single Macaca fascicularis isolate 582-1 chromosome 9, T2T-MFA8v1.1 genomic window:
- the LOC123566872 gene encoding uncharacterized protein isoform X2 has product MRMCLLDSGAALVVCGAAEESGACGLADPRSLARSLETMRRRGALRAGTRVFLPLAVEKQQAAWTAVAELVWNVCGQFLEPDAFSSEVNGASAQHMNSQRITLSRCWCLALGLPSLLEL; this is encoded by the exons ATGCGCATGTGCCTGCTGGACTCAGGCGCGGCGCTCGTAGTGTGCGGGGCAGCGGAGGAGAGCGGAGCCTGTGGACTGGCAGAccctcgctcgctcgctcgctcgctggAGACTATGCGCAGGCGCGGTGCACTGCGCGCCGGCACTAGGGTGTTTTTGCCGTTGGCTGTGGAGAAACAGCAGGCGGCGTGGACTGCCGTTGCTGAGCTGGTGTGGAATGTCTGTGGTCAG tttcttgAACCTGATGCCTTCTCTAGTGAGGTTAATGGGGCTTCTGCACAACATATGAACAGCCAAAG GATTACCCTCTCCAGATGTTGGTGCCtggctcttggacttcccagcctcctagaactgtga